Proteins from a single region of Sylvia atricapilla isolate bSylAtr1 chromosome 7, bSylAtr1.pri, whole genome shotgun sequence:
- the LOC136363273 gene encoding collagen alpha-2(VI) chain-like isoform X2: protein MFRPALFPTLLCVFPTLLLPLHSAQLDVDVGDVSPTSCAEKRNCPINVYFIIDTSESVALQTVPIQSLVDQIKRFIPIFIDKLESELYQNQVYITWQFGGLHYSDVVEIYSPLTSSKDIYLPRLSAIKYLGRGTFTDCAISNMTQQIQTQMANGVNFAVVITDGHVTGSPCGGMKMQAERARDTGIKLFAVAPSEKVYEQGLREIANLPHELYRNNYAITQQDTLEIDTNTIDRIIQAMKHEAYGECYKMSCLEIAGPPGPKGYRGQKGAKGNMGEPGSPGLKGRQGDPGIEGPIGYPGPKGVPGLKGEKGEIGSDGRRGAPGLAGRNGTDGQKGRLGRIGPPGCKGDPGDKGPDGYPGDAGDQGERGDAGIKGDPGRPGRSGPLGPPGEKGSPGLPGNPGAQGPAGTKGRKGEEGPRGPKGEAGRRGDPGTKGSKGSPGGIGERGDPGPEGTRGLPGEVGNKGARGEQGLPGPRGPSGAVGEPGRIGSRGDPGDLGPRGDAGPPGPKGDRGRPGFSYPGPRGPQGDKGEKGQPGPKGGRGELGPRGVQGTKGEKGEPGDPGPGGEPGQRGPPGEAGPEGTPGPPGDPGLTDCDVMTYVRETCGCCDCEKRCGALDIMFVIDSSESIGYTNFTLEKNFVVNVVSRLGSIAKDPKSQTGARVGVVQYSHEGTFEAIKLDDERIDSLSSFKEAVKRLEWIAGGTWTPSALQFAYNKLIKESRREKAQVFAVVITDGRYDPRDDDKNLGALCGRDVVVNTIGIGDMFDQPEQSETLVSIACNEPQRVQKMRLFSDLVAEEFIDKMEDVLCPDPQVVCPELPCQTDDRNPGSINPVIFRPMEEGVNIDFPSTIHSIAQFLNSTRESRDPSMYTQLVATLAFTAEKAKFATGNERQEWMDLFIDTFKMVHSEIVGDPETVLGLC from the exons AAAAGAGGAACTGCCCCATCAATGTCTACTTCATCATTGACACCTCAGAGAGTGTGGCTCTTCAGACTGTGCCCATCCAGAGCCTTGTGGACCAAATAAAGCGTTTCATCCCCATCTTCATTGATAAACTGGAGAGCGAGCTCTACCAGAACCAAGTGTACATCACCTGGCAGTTTGGTGGGCTCCATTACTCAGATGTGGTAGAAATTTACAGCCCTTTGACAAGCAGCAAAGACATTTACCTGCCCAGGCTGTCTGCCATCAAGTACCTGGGCCGGGGCACCTTCACGGACTGTGCAATCTCCAACATGACCCAGCAGATCCAGACCCAGATGGCCAACGGCGTGAACTTCGCGGTGGTCATCACTGACGGCCACGTGACAGGCAGCCCCTGTGGGGGGATGAAGATGCAGGCTGAGAGGGCACGAGACACGGGCATCAAGCTGTTTGCCGTGGCCCCCAGCGAGAAGGTGTATGAGCAGGGCCTGCGGGAGATTGCCAACCTGCCGCACGAGCTGTACCGAAACAACTATGCCATCACCCAGCAGGACACCCTGGAGATCGACACCAACACCATCGACAGGATCATCCAGGCTATG AAACATGAAGCCTATGGCGAG tGCTACAAGATGAGCTGCCTGGAGATTGCAGGTCCACCTGGTCCCAAGGGATACCGAGGGCAGAAG gGTGCAAAGGGGAACATGGGTGAGCCAGGTTCCCCTGGGCTGAAGGGACGACAG GGCGACCCAGGTATTGAAGGTCCGATCGGATACCCTGGTCCCAAG ggtgtcccagggctgaaaggagagaag GGAGAAATTGGATCTGACGGACGGAGG GGTGCCCCTGGCTTGGCAGGAAGAAACGGCACAGATGGGCAGAAG ggcaggctggggagaATTGGACCACCAGGATGCAAGGGTGACCCTGGTGACAAG GGCCCTGATGGCTACCCAGGAGATGCAGGAGAccaaggagaaagaggagatgCAGGCATAAAG GGGGATCCTGGCCGGCCTGGTCGTAGTGGACCCCTGGGGCCCCCGGGAGAAAAAGGAAGCCCG ggACTTCCAGGCAACCCTGGAGCTCAAGGGCCTGCTGGAACCAAGGGAAGGAAAGGTGAAGAGGGACCTCGTGGACCCAAAGGAGAGGCT GGGCGACGTGGAGATCCAGGGACAAAAGGCAGCAAAGGCTCTCCCGGAGGCATAGGAGAAAGG GGAGATCCTGGTCCAGAGGGTACTCGTGGTCTGCCTGGTGAGGTTGGAAACAAAGGAGCTAGG GGAGAACAAGGACTGCCAGGACCTCGAGGCCCTTCAGGTGCTGTGGGAGAGCCAGGCAGAATA GGATCACGTGGGGACCCTGGTGACTTGGGCCCAAGAGGTGATGCTGGACCACCAGGACCAAAG GGTGACAGAGGCAGGCCTGGCTTTAGCTACCCTGGACCCAGAGGACCTCAG GGTGACAAGGGTGAGAAGGGGCAGCCAGGACCCAAG GGAGGACGAGGTGAGCTTGGACCAAGAGGAGTACAGGGGACCAAAGGAGAGAAGGGGGAGCCG GGTGATCCTGGCCCAGGAGGAGAGCCTGGACAGCGTGGTCCACCTGGTGAAGCAGGCCCTGAG GGGACCCCTGGCCCACCAGGAGACCCCGGTCTGACT GACTGTGACGTGATGACCTATGTGCGAGAGACGTGCGGATGCTGTG ACTGTGAGAAGCGCTGTGGTGCCCTGGACATCATGTTTGTCATAGACAGCTCTGAGAGTATTGGCTACACCAACTTCACCCTGGAGAAGAATTTTGTCGTCAATGTGGTCAGCAGGCTGGGCTCTATTGCCAAGGATCCCAAGTCACAGACAG GTGCCCGTGTTGGGGTGGTGCAGTACAGTCACGAGGGAACTTTTGAAGCCATCAAGCTTGATGACGAGCGCATCGATTCCCTGTCGAGCTTCAAGGAAGCGGTGAAGCGCCTGGAGTGGATTGCTGGAGGCACCTGGACACCATCTGCCCTTCAGTTTGCCTACAACAAGCTCATcaaagaaagcaggagagagaaagcCCAAGTGTTCGCTGTGGTGATCACAGATGGGCGCTATGACCCCCGGGATGACGACAAGAACCTCGGGGCTCTTTGTGGTAGAGATGTGGTGGTCAACACCATCGGCATAGGAGACATGTTCGACCAGCCGGAGCAGAGCGAGACCCTGGTCTCCATCGCCTGCAATGAACCCCAGCGAGTCCAGAAGATGAGGCTCTTCTCAGACCTGGTGGCAGAGGAGTTCATTGACAAGATGGAGGATGTGCTCTGCCCAg atCCACAGGTCGTCTGCCCCGAGCTGCCCTGTCAGACAG ATGACAGGAACCCTGGGAGCATAAACCCAGTAATTTTCCGCCCCATGGAAGAGGGAGTCAACATAGATTTCCCCAGCACCATACACTCGATCGCCCAGTTCCTAAACTCCACGCGGGAATCCCGGGACCCCAGCATGTACACCCAACTGGTGGCCACTTTGGCCTTTACCGCCGAAAAAGCCAAGTTTGCCACTGGAAATGAGCGGCAAGAGTGGATGGACTTGTTCATTGACACCTTCAAAATGGTGCACAGTGAGATTGTGGGGGACCCAGAGACCGTGCTAGGGCTGTGCTGA